CGTTCAGTGTGTGGCAGAGTTCGGTTTTCTTTTCTGCATTACGGTAACGACATTTCAGGCGGTTGGCTTGGTAAGTGTCGAAATTGGATACAGAACTTACTTCCAACCAGCGTTTCTGTGCTTCTGAATATACTTCGAAGTCGAAGCAAAGAGCAGCGGTGAAACTCATATCTCCACCGCAAAGACGGAGGATACGATAGGGGAGTTCCAGTTTCTGCAAAAGTCCTTCTACATGGTCAAGCATTTCCTGGTGAGATTGTTTGGAGTGTTCCGGCTTGTCGATACGAACTAGTTCCACTTTGGAGAATTCGTGCAGGCGATTCAGACCACGCACATCTTTACCATAAGAACCTGCTTCGCGACGGAAACATTGTGTATAAGCACAATTCATTATAGGTAATTGTTTCTCTTCCAGAATGACATCACGGTAGATGTTAGTAACGGGAACTTCCGCTGTCGGGATCAGGTATAAATCATCTACTTCGCAATGATACATCTGTCCTTCTTTGTCCGGAAGCTGTCCAGTGCCATAGCCGGAAGCAGCGTTGACTACTGTCGGCGGCATGATTTCGGTATATCCGGATTTGCGTGCTTCATCCAGGAAGAAGTTGATAAGGGCGCGTTGAAGTTGTGCGCCTTTACCTTTGTATACAGGGAAACCCGCACCTGTGATTTTTACGCCCAGGTCGAAGTCTATTAAATCATATTTTTTTGCCAGTTCCCAGTGGGGGAGTGCATCTTTAGGAAGTTCGGTTTCCATACCTCCCATTTTCTCTACGACGTTATCTTCGGCACCTACGCCTTCCGGTACGCTGTCATAAGGAATGTTGGGGATGGTATAAAGTATATTCTGCATATCAGTTGCAGCCTGTGTCATAGCAGCGTCCAGTTCTTTGTTACCTTCTTTTAGTTCGGCAACGCGTGCACGTGCAGTTTCAGCTTCCTCTTTTTTGCCTTCTTTCATCAGTTGACCGATGGTGCGCGAAAGTGAGTTAACCTCTGCCAGGTTTTTATCTAATTCATTTTGTGTGCTACGTCTCTTGTTGTTAAGAGCGATCACCTGATCGATCGTTTCCTTTGCATTCTTGAAATGCTTCTTTTCCAGTCCGCGGAGTACCGCCTCTGTGTTCTCTGTAATTTGTTTAATGGTAAGCATATCTATACTTTTTATGAACTTTCTTATTTTAAGGTTACAAAGATAAGGAAAAAAGGAATAATCAAGCAAATATCTGGGTTATATATAATACATATCTGAGTTATATATTGGGATATAAAAAGAAAGGAGATGCAATCCTGTGGATCGCATCTCCTTGTCTTGAATATTTTCAGTTTGGATAATTATGCTTCTGTTGCAGGAACGATAGAAACATATCTTCTATCTTCTTTACCTACTTTGAAACTAACTGTTCCGTCTACTAAAGCGAAAAGAGTGTGGTCTTTACCCATTCCGATGTTTTCACCCGGGTGGAATTCAGTACCTCTTTGACGAACGATGATGTTACCTGCTTTGCAAGCTTCGCCACCAAATATCTTAACGCCTAATCTCTTGCTCTGTGATTCGCGGCCGTTCTTAGAACTACCGACACCTTTCTTATGTGCCATTTCTTCTTACTTTTTAATTGATTAAGCTACTACTTCTGTAATTGTTAATTCAGTGAACTGTTGACGGTGACCGTTCAGTTTTCTGTATCCTTTTCTTCTTTTCTTGTGGAAAACAAGAACTTTGTCGCCTTTAACCAAGTTTGAAACAACCTGGCAAACAACTTTAGCGCCTTCTACGGTAGGAGCGCCTACTGTAACGTTTCCGTCTTTGTCTACCAAAAGAACTTTTTCAAATTCTACTGTTGAACCGTTTTCTGCACCTTCGATGTGGTGAACGAACAACTTTTGACCAGCTTCTGCCTTAAACTGCTGACCGTTAATTTCTACAATTGCGTACATCTTATATATTAATGTATAAGTTAGCTCCGGCGGGTGGTCTTTAATCACTTAAAGAACTCTTTATCGAACCCGTTGCGGAATAATCGGGCACAAAAGTACTATTTTTATTTGTTCCCGACAAATATTTCTTTTGTTTTTTGCAAGAGATAAAATGATTACAGCAAATAAATGAGCATTTTAACTCTCATTGTAGTCTATTGAACCAACTCTCCCAAATTCTGCATAATGATTTTGTGTGGATAAATGCGAAGCTCCTCGGCTGTTGTCATTCCGTTCAATACGCCTGCAAAATCTACTCCCGCATTCCGGGCTGTTTCAGCATCTACGGTGCTATCTCCAATATACAATGTTTCTTCGGGCGTACTTCCGAGATGTGCCAGGGCAAATAGTACCCCTTCCGGTGAAGGTTTTGGCGCTTTTACATCTTCTCCTCCCACTACGATGTCGAGAAAATCCTTTGGCAGATATTCTTCCAGATAACTCAATATCCGGAAACGATACTTGGTAGAGATAATTCCGACGCGGGCACCCCGTTTCTTCAATTCTTTCAGTGTAGATAATGTATCGGGGAAAAGACGGGTATTTGCATTCATGTGTACATCAGCTTCCAGTCTGTATTCTTGCCGGAAAGATTCTAACTGTTTCGGGTCGGTAATTCCGGTGAGGATACTGAATGATTCTTCCAGTGTTTTGCCGATCGTACGTTTGATAGCTTCATCGGTAACGGTTAAATACTGATGCCGGGTAAGCACAATTCTGAAACACTTAACGATACCACGCGACGAATCGGCTAATGTATAGTCGAAATCGAATAAATAGGTTTTGTAGTTCATTGGGGAAAACTTTTCCGCAAAAGTACTAAATACTTTTCTTATTTCACAGGTTCTACTGTGTATCCTTGGCTTTTTAGTAACTTTAATAATCCTTTTTCTCCGGGGAGGTGCAGGGCGCCTACCGCAACAAAAGTCGGAGCGGTTTTCATAATAGCCGGTAGTTTTTCAGCCCATGCTTTATTACGGTTGTAAATCATGGCATCTTCTTCGCTGGGAAGTGCGTCGCATTGATTGCCTTTGCGCTCTTCGCTGATTTTGAACATAGTGTTCAAATCCTGTTTCATGTAAGCGTTCGTGAGCTTTTTCAGGTTTTCTACTTCAGCTTCTATATTATTAAGAGTGCACATGAGTAGCTGCGCTTGTCGTTGTAGTGAACTACTGTTGAAAAGCAGGTTGAATTGGAATTCGGCAGTTTCCAGTCCGTCCACTTTTTTCCCGTTTTGAGTGGCTTGGCTTTGAAAGAACGTATCGAGTTGCTCTTGCGGGTTAAACTTTCCTACGTGTTTTACGTAAGCCATCACTACTACATTATTCAACAGGAAGGCAGGTTTTAGCTTCGGAGCCATATTTAAGTCTACCATCAGGTTTTCTTTGCAGAATTTGTTAGCAGTTTCAAAGTCTTCCGGAGAAAGGAGAGAGGTTAGTGTGGTATCACTTTCGATCATCATTGCTTTTTGCATCTTTCCCATTGTGGCAGGCGACTGCATTTCAGACATTTTCAGCTCTCCATACACCTGTTGCGTTTCATTCATCGCTTTGGGAAGTCCGGCAATGCTGTCCATGATGCTGAAGGGTGCCAGGTGATGAGTGCCTATGATGTAGGAAGGTTGGGTCAGTCCGTTACCGGACACTTTCCATAAAAGTTGTGCATTGGCACTGAATGCCACACAGATAAATATAACTGCTCCGATGAATGATTTCATAATTTTATGTCATTAGAAGTTGATAATTAACGTATTCTGCCTCCGCTTATCCAGTGTTTGGCATAATAACTCTCGTTCAAGTTGCTGACGATAACTCCTTTACTGGTACTGGAATGAATGAACTTTCCGTTTTTCAGATAAATACCCACATGAGCTACTTTCTTTTTTGAACGGCTACTGGTAAAGAATACCAGGTCGCCTTCCCGAAGGTTCCGTTTAGCGACCTTATTGCTTTCTTTTTTCAAGTCTTCTGTATTGCGTGGCACTTGAATGCGGTATACCTTTCGATACATTTGATAAACCAGCCCCGAACAGTCAGCTCCTCGTTTAGAATCACCCCCACCACGGTAAGGAACCCCTATCCAGTCGGCTGCTTCAAGATAGAGCTTATGGTTATCTTCCAGGTTAACATCTACGCCTAATAAAATAGAAGCTCGTGCCAATGCTTGATAGTCCAGTCGGGGAGCGGAAGTGCGACAGGCACTAAGGCTGACAACCAGTCCTAATAAAAGGATGCATTGCAGGAAGTATCTCTTCTTTCTATCAGGTTTCTTTATACTAGGCTTATGGGTACCAGACTTATCTGTTATATATCTCATTATAATTAGTTTATGCAATAATTTTAGCAAGGATGAATACTTACTATTCATTATTTTATCATTCACTATTTACCATTTATTCTTCTTCTACATTAAAATAATCCTCCAGTTCTTTTTCTGCGGAGTTATCTTCATTGATAATATCCCGGATAATGACACCGTGTTCTAGTAAAGCGATCCGTGGACATACATCTACGGTATGATTGAGGTTGTGGCTGGATATGATAACCGTAGCTTGATGTTCCTCATTGTATTTCTTAAGCAGATGTTTGATGATTGACTGGGAACTTGGATCGAGGAAATTGAACGGTTCATCCAGAATTAATAATTGCGGATAATGAAGCATGGCGGAGATAATTCCGATCTTTTGCTTGTTACCGGCAGAGTAGTTGCGAATTAGTTTTTTATGTCCGATCACTTCTCCACTCATAAAGCGTTCGAAAGGGACAAGGCGTTCGTCTACTTCTTCTTTCTTGAGTCCATACATTTTTCCGATGAAATAGAAATATTCTTCCGGTGTGAGATAATCAATCAGGAAGCCATCGTCGATGAAAGCACCTGTAATGCTTTTCCAATCTTCACTTTGGCTGACATCAATATCATTAATAATCACTTTTCCATCGTCTGCTTTCAGCAGATCCAACATCAATCGGAAAAGAGTTGTTTTACCGGCACCATTGTTACCCACCAATCCGAGCATGTCGCCTTGATTGATTTCGTAATGTTCTATGTCTACGGCAACCTTTTCACCGAAATTCTTTTTAAGTTTATCAATGGTAATCATGATCTTCAATGTTTATATAGTTAATGATTCATGAACGTTTATTGGCGGCTGTCTCTGAAACCTTCCATATTTTCGTACCGCCGTTTCATGAAGCGATGATATACATTTTTTATCCATAAAGGAGAGGTCAGAGTAAATCCGAGACCAATCACTAACAGGATTGTGTAAGTGATTGTTTCTCCTAAAAGTGCATTTAATAAGCTGTATAAGATAAGCGGTACGCCGAAAGCACCGAAATTGACCACCATCTGTATGGCGCTATTGTTTTGTCGGCTTGTCACTTTTTCATTCAAAGGTACTGTCTGTTTGTTGTAAACAGCCAGTTGGAAGAAGCAGAAATAGATAAAGCCAATGGTATAGAAAAACCAGGCAAAAGCACCCAGTAAGGTTAGCTTGTTCATGATGATAGCGGGGATCATCAGTATGAAAGGTATAACCTCACCGATACTGTATGTGTAATATTTAGCTTTCAGCAAACTCATAATCGATTCTTTGCGAGACATCAGACCATCAATGTAGTTGCCCTCGAATGACATAATCTGTGAAAGGATAATCATTCCGAATACGGCAAAGTTATACACACAAATAAAAGAGGTCATGAAATTACCGTCATAGACACTGGAAAAGCTAAGTGCAACGGAGAAAGCTACAATTACGATAGAGATATTGCGTAGTGCACCTTTACAGCGGCGGTTGCGTAAGAGCATTTTTAGTTCCAGTCTCATATATTCGCCCACTTCTCCGTAGCGTTCGAAGAATTTATATTCGGAGACGTGTTTAATTTGGGTATCATCCACTTTGGCTAGCTCTGCATAAATAAGCCCGGACATGATCTTGCGATTAATCAGCCATAAAAGGGCAATCACAAGTATGGTACCGAGAAAATAGAAAATGTTTCCCTGTATATATCCATCTCCCAGATCCATGAAGAAATAGAAGAGCGGACTATCTTCGGGAATAAAAAGAAGGCAGCCTATTCCACCGTAGAAAGCGATAGGTAATAGAATCCACCAAATACGTTCGTTAATAAGAGTGCGGCAAAGCAAGTACCAGTAATTGTTGGCAATAATTAATAATAAGATACCGATAAGATAGGTGATAACACCGGAAATACCGAAAAACTTGGTAATAGTGATGAAGGAAAAAGGGACAAACAGAAACAACCAGAACAGGTTGAACAGACTTAGTCCCGAGCGGATTAGTAAAAAGTCGATGACACGAATTCGTTTAACCGGCAACAGGAGGTAAGGTTTTACCTCCTGTGTCGGTGTTTTTTGTAACGGAACACGCAACAGGAAGTCCAGTGCCAGGATAAAGATCAGAACCACTGCGTTCATCACATGATATGGTTCCCGGTTGGGAACCATATCTGAAAAACCGAACGCGAACGTAGTACCGAAGAATATCAGGTAACCGGCCCAAAATGCGCCCATGACATAACCGAGTATTTTAGCAACTTTGTTCTTCTCATACATCGGATGCCGTTTGGCGGCGAGCCTTCCATGTTTACGTAGTTCGTTGAATATCATCATTCAGTAGATATACTAGAGAAATATTTATTTGTTTTCTTCCGGCATAGTCATAATGACTTGAATTTCGTTGTTCTGTTTCAGCAACTTGGCAAGGAAGTCCTGTACTTCTTTTGCTGTGATGCTGTTGACCAACTTTTCATAGTCTTTTGTATTATCGATACCGGTGTAGAAGTATTCGTCCATGTTATTGAGCCAGTAGCCATTTTCTTTTTGGGCGTCTTTATACTTCTTCAGCATATATTCTTTGATCTTCTGCATATGTTCGGCAGACGGACCTTCTTTTGCCATTTTGTGGAGCTGCTCTACAACGATAGTGGACAGTTGGTCTTTCTTGGCAGGATCAGTCTGGAATACGATTTGAAGAACAAGTTCTTCTTTCGGATATTTACCCAGGCTGCCGTTACAGCTAACACCGTATGTACCACCTTCTTTTTCACGGATTTCCGCTGTGTAGACCATATCCAAAGCCTGATCTAAGAAGCTAAGCAGGACATTGTTGCGCAAGTCATATTTGCAACTACCGCTATAAAGGAACATGATGGTAGCCATCGGAGTTTCCTGTGCTTTAGCGAATACATTCTTGATCTGTCCTTTGCGGATATCCATGTGATTGTCCTTGAAAGTCTCTTTACGGTTGATAGATGGAAGACTACCCAAATATTTGGCGATCAACGGTTTCATCGTTGCCAAGTCTACATTTCCCACCAAGTAGAAAGTAAAGTCGCTTGCGTCTTTGTAGCGGTCTTTGTACATTTCGAGAATACGGTCGTAGTTGATCTGGTCTACCATATTTTCTTTCATTCTGATAGCACGTGGATGATGACCATATAATACACTTGTAACAGTGTCACTGAAAGCAGTCATCGGGTTGGCATCCGCATTTTGAAGTTCGGCTTTCAAGCGATTCTTGTAAGATTCGAATGCTTCATTGTCCTTGCGTGGAGAAGTGAAAGTCAGATAAGTGAGCTGCATCATTGTCTCAAAATCTTTCGGTGCACAGCTACCGGAAACCGTTTCTGTTGTATTACCGATACCGGCAGCCACGTTTGCGCGTTTGCCGGCAAGAGCTTTACCCAAGTCAACCTTGCTGAAATTACCGATACCACCCACCAAGGCTACTCCGTTTAATTGAGCAATATTGATAATCTCTTCGTTCGGGAATATGCTCGTACCACCGAAACTTACCCCTTTCATAACAATTTGGTCAGCTTTGAAATCAGTAGGCTTCACATACACAGTTACGCCGTTGGAAAGCACTAACTTAGTCGTACCATAAATGTCTCCGGCTTTTTCAGAAACAATTTTGCCACCTTTCAGTTCTTCCGAGATAAGCGGCTCGTTAGAGACTTTGTCTTCATAAGGCTTCAAGTCAAATGACTTCATTTGTTTCAGCAGAGCGGTAATCTCTTCTTTAGTAGGATATTTCACTCCTTCTTTTTCCGGACCGGCCAACAGAACTACCTGGTTATTATCAGTAATCAGTTGTTGCATTATCTGGTTAACAGCTTCTACCGGAATATTCGGAGCCAATTTGTTCAAAAGCGTATATTCAACTTCGATTCCCGGAATCGGTTCTTTATCAAGGAAGTTGTTAACGTATTCGTTGACATAAGAGCCGCTTTTGGTTTTTTCGCGTTCATTGTAAGCAGACTCTACGGCTTGCAGATAGTTGGCGCGTGCGCGGTCATATTCTGTTGGTGTAAATCCGAAGCGGCGTGCACGTTCAGCTTCTTCCAAAATCGTTTTCGTAGCTAAATCGATTCCGTCGATTTTGCTGCTTGCGCTGATACTGAATGCTTCTTTAGTCTTGGCAAGGAAATAGTTTCCATATTCTGCACCGGCACTTGTGAAAGGCGGATTAGCAGTCTGGCGAAGTTCGTTCAAACGGTTGTTCAGCATATTCATAGCCATGCTGACCATGTAGCTCGTTGCGTAATAAGCGATGGTGTTCTTCAAAGAATCCGGGGTAGCATCTTGTTTGAAGAAGATGTTGATAGACGGATTTTTCACTTCTTTGTCAGTACCGATATAGATAAGCGGTTCCTGATTGTCTGCTACCGGATAGTAGATACGTTCGGCCGGATTTACCGGAGCTTTTACGTCTGCGAATACTTTTTTAAGTTTGGCTTCAATTTCATCTACGTTGATGTCGCCTACAATAACGATACCTTGCAGGTCCGGACGGTACCATTTGGCATAATAATCGCGGATATCCTGATAAGGGAAGTTGTTGATAACATCAATGCTTCCGATAGGCATACAATCTGAATATTTAGAGTCCGGATACATTGTAGACTGTGCATTGGTCATGATACGAAGCATACCGCTGTTGCGGCTTCTCCATTCTTCACGGATTACACCACGTTCTTTGTCTATTTCCTTGTCAGCAAGATTGATGGCGTTCGACCAGTCATGAAGGATAAGTAGGCAAGAGTCTACCACATTGATGTTTTCAGTTGGTACGTTGCTGATATTATATACCGTCTGGTCGACACTGGTATATGCGTTCAGATTCGTTCCGAATTTGATACCTTTTGTTTCACACCAGGGCACGATACCGAGTCCGGTTTCATCACCCGGGAAATGTTTGGTTCCATTGAAAGCCATGTGTTCCAGGAAGTGAGCCAAACCACGTTGTTGCGGTTCTTCAAGGATGGAACCTACTTTCTGTGCAATGTAGAATTCTACACGTTTTTCAGGAAGTGCATTGTGCCGAATGTAATAGGTAAGCCCGTTGTCCAGTTTACCGATGCGGACGTTTTTGTCCACAGGCAGTTCTTGCATGGGTTGTGCAAGTACGAGCTGGAAATTGCAGCATATAAAAAGGACTGCAATAAATAATCCACGTAATAAATGTTTCATGTTCTATTTAGTTTAAATAAATATT
The Bacteroides luhongzhouii DNA segment above includes these coding regions:
- the serS gene encoding serine--tRNA ligase — translated: MLTIKQITENTEAVLRGLEKKHFKNAKETIDQVIALNNKRRSTQNELDKNLAEVNSLSRTIGQLMKEGKKEEAETARARVAELKEGNKELDAAMTQAATDMQNILYTIPNIPYDSVPEGVGAEDNVVEKMGGMETELPKDALPHWELAKKYDLIDFDLGVKITGAGFPVYKGKGAQLQRALINFFLDEARKSGYTEIMPPTVVNAASGYGTGQLPDKEGQMYHCEVDDLYLIPTAEVPVTNIYRDVILEEKQLPIMNCAYTQCFRREAGSYGKDVRGLNRLHEFSKVELVRIDKPEHSKQSHQEMLDHVEGLLQKLELPYRILRLCGGDMSFTAALCFDFEVYSEAQKRWLEVSSVSNFDTYQANRLKCRYRNAEKKTELCHTLNGSALALPRIVAALLENNQTPEGIRIPKALVPYCGFDIID
- the rpmA gene encoding 50S ribosomal protein L27, producing the protein MAHKKGVGSSKNGRESQSKRLGVKIFGGEACKAGNIIVRQRGTEFHPGENIGMGKDHTLFALVDGTVSFKVGKEDRRYVSIVPATEA
- the rplU gene encoding 50S ribosomal protein L21, with product MYAIVEINGQQFKAEAGQKLFVHHIEGAENGSTVEFEKVLLVDKDGNVTVGAPTVEGAKVVCQVVSNLVKGDKVLVFHKKRRKGYRKLNGHRQQFTELTITEVVA
- a CDS encoding HAD-IA family hydrolase, with the translated sequence MNYKTYLFDFDYTLADSSRGIVKCFRIVLTRHQYLTVTDEAIKRTIGKTLEESFSILTGITDPKQLESFRQEYRLEADVHMNANTRLFPDTLSTLKELKKRGARVGIISTKYRFRILSYLEEYLPKDFLDIVVGGEDVKAPKPSPEGVLFALAHLGSTPEETLYIGDSTVDAETARNAGVDFAGVLNGMTTAEELRIYPHKIIMQNLGELVQ
- a CDS encoding TraB/GumN family protein yields the protein MKSFIGAVIFICVAFSANAQLLWKVSGNGLTQPSYIIGTHHLAPFSIMDSIAGLPKAMNETQQVYGELKMSEMQSPATMGKMQKAMMIESDTTLTSLLSPEDFETANKFCKENLMVDLNMAPKLKPAFLLNNVVVMAYVKHVGKFNPQEQLDTFFQSQATQNGKKVDGLETAEFQFNLLFNSSSLQRQAQLLMCTLNNIEAEVENLKKLTNAYMKQDLNTMFKISEERKGNQCDALPSEEDAMIYNRNKAWAEKLPAIMKTAPTFVAVGALHLPGEKGLLKLLKSQGYTVEPVK
- a CDS encoding C40 family peptidase translates to MNSKYSSLLKLLHKLIIMRYITDKSGTHKPSIKKPDRKKRYFLQCILLLGLVVSLSACRTSAPRLDYQALARASILLGVDVNLEDNHKLYLEAADWIGVPYRGGGDSKRGADCSGLVYQMYRKVYRIQVPRNTEDLKKESNKVAKRNLREGDLVFFTSSRSKKKVAHVGIYLKNGKFIHSSTSKGVIVSNLNESYYAKHWISGGRIR
- a CDS encoding ABC transporter ATP-binding protein — its product is MITIDKLKKNFGEKVAVDIEHYEINQGDMLGLVGNNGAGKTTLFRLMLDLLKADDGKVIINDIDVSQSEDWKSITGAFIDDGFLIDYLTPEEYFYFIGKMYGLKKEEVDERLVPFERFMSGEVIGHKKLIRNYSAGNKQKIGIISAMLHYPQLLILDEPFNFLDPSSQSIIKHLLKKYNEEHQATVIISSHNLNHTVDVCPRIALLEHGVIIRDIINEDNSAEKELEDYFNVEEE
- a CDS encoding DUF5687 family protein; the encoded protein is MMIFNELRKHGRLAAKRHPMYEKNKVAKILGYVMGAFWAGYLIFFGTTFAFGFSDMVPNREPYHVMNAVVLIFILALDFLLRVPLQKTPTQEVKPYLLLPVKRIRVIDFLLIRSGLSLFNLFWLFLFVPFSFITITKFFGISGVITYLIGILLLIIANNYWYLLCRTLINERIWWILLPIAFYGGIGCLLFIPEDSPLFYFFMDLGDGYIQGNIFYFLGTILVIALLWLINRKIMSGLIYAELAKVDDTQIKHVSEYKFFERYGEVGEYMRLELKMLLRNRRCKGALRNISIVIVAFSVALSFSSVYDGNFMTSFICVYNFAVFGMIILSQIMSFEGNYIDGLMSRKESIMSLLKAKYYTYSIGEVIPFILMIPAIIMNKLTLLGAFAWFFYTIGFIYFCFFQLAVYNKQTVPLNEKVTSRQNNSAIQMVVNFGAFGVPLILYSLLNALLGETITYTILLVIGLGFTLTSPLWIKNVYHRFMKRRYENMEGFRDSRQ
- a CDS encoding M16 family metallopeptidase, which gives rise to MKHLLRGLFIAVLFICCNFQLVLAQPMQELPVDKNVRIGKLDNGLTYYIRHNALPEKRVEFYIAQKVGSILEEPQQRGLAHFLEHMAFNGTKHFPGDETGLGIVPWCETKGIKFGTNLNAYTSVDQTVYNISNVPTENINVVDSCLLILHDWSNAINLADKEIDKERGVIREEWRSRNSGMLRIMTNAQSTMYPDSKYSDCMPIGSIDVINNFPYQDIRDYYAKWYRPDLQGIVIVGDINVDEIEAKLKKVFADVKAPVNPAERIYYPVADNQEPLIYIGTDKEVKNPSINIFFKQDATPDSLKNTIAYYATSYMVSMAMNMLNNRLNELRQTANPPFTSAGAEYGNYFLAKTKEAFSISASSKIDGIDLATKTILEEAERARRFGFTPTEYDRARANYLQAVESAYNEREKTKSGSYVNEYVNNFLDKEPIPGIEVEYTLLNKLAPNIPVEAVNQIMQQLITDNNQVVLLAGPEKEGVKYPTKEEITALLKQMKSFDLKPYEDKVSNEPLISEELKGGKIVSEKAGDIYGTTKLVLSNGVTVYVKPTDFKADQIVMKGVSFGGTSIFPNEEIINIAQLNGVALVGGIGNFSKVDLGKALAGKRANVAAGIGNTTETVSGSCAPKDFETMMQLTYLTFTSPRKDNEAFESYKNRLKAELQNADANPMTAFSDTVTSVLYGHHPRAIRMKENMVDQINYDRILEMYKDRYKDASDFTFYLVGNVDLATMKPLIAKYLGSLPSINRKETFKDNHMDIRKGQIKNVFAKAQETPMATIMFLYSGSCKYDLRNNVLLSFLDQALDMVYTAEIREKEGGTYGVSCNGSLGKYPKEELVLQIVFQTDPAKKDQLSTIVVEQLHKMAKEGPSAEHMQKIKEYMLKKYKDAQKENGYWLNNMDEYFYTGIDNTKDYEKLVNSITAKEVQDFLAKLLKQNNEIQVIMTMPEENK